The Thermodesulfovibrionales bacterium genome window below encodes:
- a CDS encoding ATP-binding protein, which translates to MARAKTLYSFVEFYSKVHVLCLDELGYAMLTKEQADCIFQIISKRTEIGTTIVTTNLVPSQWGKVFDSVTASAILDRLTMNGRFITFEGRSYRNRQ; encoded by the coding sequence ATGGCCAGGGCAAAAACCCTCTACAGCTTCGTGGAGTTCTATTCAAAAGTGCATGTCCTTTGTCTCGACGAACTCGGTTATGCCATGCTCACCAAGGAACAGGCCGACTGTATCTTCCAGATTATCTCGAAACGAACAGAAATTGGTACCACCATCGTTACCACAAATCTGGTGCCGTCACAATGGGGAAAGGTCTTTGACTCTGTGACTGCCTCTGCGATTCTCGACAGACTAACCATGAACGGCAGATTCATCACTTTTGAGGGGAGGTCTTATAGAAACAGGCAATAG
- a CDS encoding universal stress protein yields the protein MSAQFCPVGKLEKLILATDSSLHSEGAIREAISFASKCSSKLYACMVLETNPEYETIGSNVFEKKEEEEARAHLESVKSRAAKEGLACETIFHESIEASQAIVDESH from the coding sequence ATGAGCGCACAATTTTGTCCTGTTGGAAAACTTGAGAAGTTAATCCTAGCGACCGACAGTTCCCTGCACAGCGAAGGAGCGATTCGGGAGGCTATCAGCTTCGCATCGAAATGTTCAAGCAAACTTTACGCATGCATGGTGCTTGAGACAAACCCCGAATATGAGACCATAGGCTCCAACGTCTTTGAAAAAAAAGAGGAAGAAGAGGCAAGAGCCCATCTTGAATCCGTTAAGTCACGGGCGGCAAAAGAGGGACTGGCGTGTGAAACTATCTTCCACGAATCAATAGAGGCTTCTCAAGCCATCGTGGATGAAAGCCACTGA
- a CDS encoding cation transporter, with translation MELTFIRPVQDRSRFYKWASALALITIFYNFLEGGVSVFFGLHDETIALFGFGLDSFVEVVSGMGIWHMIRRMKQSDAVNHDIFEKRALQITGGSFYVLAVGLVATSALNIYRGSRPETTFWGIVVSLISILSMWLLIHYKMKIGKEYNSQALIADANCSKTCMYLSVILLVSSIGYEVTGIGMIDSLGAIGIAVFSFREGREAFEKSKGKSCGCQGECH, from the coding sequence ATGGAACTGACATTCATCCGACCCGTTCAAGATAGAAGCCGTTTTTATAAATGGGCATCAGCCCTTGCCCTTATCACCATTTTCTACAACTTCCTTGAAGGGGGCGTTTCAGTCTTCTTCGGTCTTCACGATGAAACCATAGCCTTGTTCGGGTTCGGACTTGATTCCTTTGTTGAGGTAGTCTCCGGCATGGGGATATGGCATATGATCAGACGAATGAAGCAAAGTGATGCTGTTAATCATGACATCTTCGAAAAAAGAGCACTGCAGATAACAGGAGGAAGTTTTTATGTTCTTGCCGTTGGATTGGTAGCTACTTCTGCCCTGAACATTTACAGAGGGAGCAGACCAGAGACAACCTTTTGGGGTATTGTCGTCTCCCTCATTTCTATCCTGTCCATGTGGCTTCTTATCCACTACAAGATGAAGATCGGTAAAGAATACAATTCCCAGGCATTGATAGCGGATGCCAACTGTTCGAAGACATGTATGTATCTGTCAGTCATCTTGCTTGTTTCAAGCATCGGGTATGAGGTTACGGGGATAGGTATGATTGACTCCCTTGGTGCAATCGGCATTGCTGTTTTTTCTTTTAGAGAGGGCAGAGAGGCTTTTGAAAAATCCAAGGGCAAATCGTGTGGATGTCAGGGAGAGTGTCATTAG
- a CDS encoding YchE family NAAT transporter, translating into MSFDASPFVLYNVCKTVTLRLRHAMTEWTGYIKIFTTLLAIVNPLGVVPIFVSLTGEMGETGRRYIARTASVAVAVVLVLATVLGKPLLNFFGVSIASFRVGGGILLLLMAIEMMQAKHTQSKQTSEEAEEAEEKESIAVVPIAMPLLAGPGAISTVIIYADQSFHHPLHLALIIGSSLIVALLTWFSLKAAIPVSRMMSKTGINVATRLMGLLLAAISVEFIADGLAQLLPGLAR; encoded by the coding sequence ATGTCGTTCGATGCGTCTCCCTTCGTATTGTATAATGTTTGTAAGACTGTAACGCTGCGTCTCAGGCATGCCATGACCGAATGGACCGGATACATAAAGATCTTTACGACGCTCCTGGCGATCGTGAATCCGCTCGGGGTTGTTCCGATCTTCGTCAGTCTCACTGGGGAGATGGGAGAGACCGGGCGGCGGTATATCGCGCGGACGGCGAGCGTCGCCGTCGCCGTAGTGCTGGTGCTCGCGACGGTCCTGGGAAAGCCCCTCCTGAACTTCTTCGGGGTGAGCATCGCCTCGTTCAGGGTCGGCGGCGGCATTCTTCTTCTTCTGATGGCGATCGAGATGATGCAAGCGAAGCACACCCAGAGCAAACAGACCTCCGAAGAGGCAGAGGAAGCTGAGGAGAAGGAGAGCATTGCGGTAGTGCCGATCGCGATGCCGCTTCTGGCAGGGCCGGGGGCGATATCAACGGTGATAATATATGCCGACCAGTCGTTTCATCATCCCCTTCACCTCGCCCTGATCATCGGAAGCAGCCTCATCGTGGCGCTTCTCACCTGGTTTTCGCTCAAGGCCGCGATCCCGGTCAGCCGCATGATGAGTAAGACAGGGATCAACGTCGCAACCCGGCTGATGGGGCTCCTGCTGGCCGCAATCTCGGTTGAGTTTATTGCAGACGGGCTAGCCCAGCTCCTGCCAGGACTGGCGCGATAG
- a CDS encoding chromate resistance protein ChrB domain-containing protein — MKGTDRENMGRVKGWLLFFYSVPSKPVSNRMKIWRKLSKAGAAQVKGAVYILPMNEEHYEFFQWLVEEVSSMGGEAAFTRVEAIDSMKDQEIVDLLNGHKEAEYQPISKTIADLEIRVNSIRKGSKSQNLKTLSEQIAKASKSYEEILRTDFFSSRIGAALKSRLNVLKTLTKGLPGALPEAKPAAVPSRRLEDYQGKVWITRKKPFVDRMASAWLIQRFIDKNATFRFVDESELPAAVGKGHVTFDVSEGTFTHLGDLCTFEVLVKAFGLKDKTARKIAEIVHEIDIKDDKYSNAETVGLEEILSGLRKSVKDDTELLEKGMSVFEMLYLSKAG, encoded by the coding sequence ATGAAAGGGACTGATAGAGAGAATATGGGCAGGGTAAAGGGCTGGCTCTTATTCTTTTATAGTGTGCCCTCCAAGCCCGTCAGCAACCGCATGAAGATATGGCGGAAGCTTTCGAAGGCAGGGGCCGCGCAGGTCAAGGGGGCGGTCTATATTCTTCCCATGAACGAAGAGCACTATGAGTTTTTCCAGTGGCTCGTCGAGGAAGTCTCTTCAATGGGTGGAGAAGCGGCATTTACCAGAGTTGAGGCTATCGATTCCATGAAGGACCAGGAGATTGTTGACCTTCTTAACGGTCACAAAGAGGCCGAGTATCAACCTATCAGCAAAACCATTGCAGACCTTGAGATAAGAGTGAACAGTATCAGGAAGGGGTCAAAGTCTCAGAACCTGAAGACGCTTTCGGAACAGATTGCCAAGGCATCAAAGAGCTATGAGGAAATCTTGAGGACAGACTTCTTCTCTTCAAGGATCGGCGCTGCCCTCAAATCAAGACTCAACGTCCTGAAGACTTTAACGAAAGGCCTCCCCGGTGCTCTACCTGAGGCAAAACCTGCTGCTGTGCCTTCAAGAAGGCTCGAAGACTACCAGGGAAAGGTTTGGATCACGCGCAAGAAGCCCTTTGTCGACAGAATGGCTTCGGCATGGCTGATCCAAAGGTTCATCGACAAGAACGCTACATTCAGATTCGTTGACGAGAGCGAGCTTCCGGCAGCTGTCGGCAAGGGTCATGTCACCTTTGATGTGAGCGAAGGGACGTTTACCCATCTGGGTGACCTTTGCACCTTTGAGGTCCTCGTTAAGGCATTCGGGTTGAAGGACAAGACCGCGAGAAAAATCGCTGAGATTGTACATGAGATCGATATCAAGGACGACAAATATAGTAATGCAGAAACCGTTGGTCTTGAGGAGATCCTTTCCGGTCTCCGGAAATCTGTGAAGGATGATACGGAGCTGCTGGAAAAAGGCATGTCGGTCTTCGAGATGCTTTATTTGTCAAAGGCAGGATGA
- a CDS encoding ferredoxin domain-containing protein, with translation MGYAGPHCVMRMIDIGVALSSAAKTASILNVDNRVQQRVGATARAIGLIKGEVVMGIPVSITGKSIYYDRQTPVKH, from the coding sequence ATGGGATACGCAGGCCCTCACTGCGTGATGAGAATGATCGACATTGGCGTAGCCCTTTCGTCGGCTGCCAAGACCGCAAGCATCTTAAACGTAGACAATAGGGTTCAGCAGCGTGTCGGAGCAACAGCTCGCGCTATCGGCCTGATCAAAGGTGAGGTTGTAATGGGCATCCCGGTAAGCATAACAGGAAAGAGTATCTACTATGACCGGCAGACCCCGGTGAAGCATTAA
- a CDS encoding MFS transporter, whose translation MDNILSPFTSLCSVGFFARLSYALARSPVLPLFSLYLGAGPEAIGFAVGVSTVTGIFFKLPAGALSDVIGRKRTMMIGLLFFAFMPFTYLLVKDYNLLIVIRFVHGLATAIYGPVSMAVVADIAGTKKGEMLSWFSSVTIIGNLIGAPLGGFILHRGPRAADPSLTDFQYAYLASGFAGLLSLILAIKILRGDKSASDGRGLKEASLKFISGIREVISDKRIAITSGIEGLQNMTMGAMEAFLPVYAVKVVGLNEFQAGILWGVQVVTTILSKPIMGRTSDKYGRKALISVGILTCAVSFGLIPVFKGFYQLMATAAFFGLGEALVASSGAAFVADLCKEKHVGTAMGTFGTIFDVGHASGPILAGFLLARHDYLFSFRAMAAVLLLAVPIFVLTVHPKAGEVSKT comes from the coding sequence ATGGATAACATACTTTCTCCTTTTACCTCACTATGCTCTGTGGGCTTCTTTGCCAGACTGTCGTACGCACTTGCAAGAAGCCCGGTGCTTCCACTCTTCTCCCTTTATCTCGGCGCCGGGCCTGAGGCTATAGGATTTGCGGTAGGAGTATCAACGGTCACGGGGATATTCTTCAAGCTTCCAGCCGGTGCGTTATCAGATGTGATAGGCAGGAAGAGGACGATGATGATCGGCCTTCTCTTTTTCGCTTTCATGCCGTTCACCTATCTCCTCGTGAAAGATTACAACCTGTTGATCGTCATCAGGTTCGTGCATGGTCTCGCCACCGCGATCTACGGGCCGGTCTCGATGGCAGTTGTTGCAGATATAGCGGGTACGAAGAAGGGAGAGATGCTTTCATGGTTTTCGTCGGTAACTATCATAGGAAACCTCATTGGTGCGCCCCTCGGAGGTTTCATCCTCCATAGAGGTCCGAGGGCAGCAGACCCCTCCCTGACTGACTTTCAGTATGCATATCTCGCAAGCGGTTTTGCAGGTCTTCTCTCTCTTATTTTAGCTATTAAAATACTGCGAGGAGACAAATCAGCATCTGATGGGAGAGGACTCAAGGAAGCATCCCTGAAGTTTATTTCAGGAATAAGAGAGGTAATAAGCGATAAACGGATTGCGATCACATCCGGAATAGAAGGACTTCAGAACATGACGATGGGTGCCATGGAGGCCTTTCTGCCTGTCTATGCAGTAAAGGTTGTCGGTCTCAATGAATTCCAGGCGGGTATCCTCTGGGGAGTGCAGGTGGTGACGACAATACTCTCGAAGCCGATTATGGGGAGGACGTCGGATAAGTATGGGAGGAAAGCATTGATAAGCGTTGGGATTCTCACCTGCGCGGTCTCCTTTGGGCTGATACCCGTATTCAAAGGTTTCTATCAGCTCATGGCAACAGCAGCTTTTTTCGGTCTCGGTGAGGCGCTTGTTGCTTCGTCAGGAGCGGCGTTTGTAGCTGATCTCTGCAAAGAGAAGCACGTCGGGACCGCCATGGGGACCTTTGGGACAATATTTGACGTGGGTCATGCATCAGGCCCGATCCTCGCCGGTTTTCTCCTGGCACGGCATGACTATCTTTTTTCATTCCGGGCGATGGCCGCGGTTCTTTTGTTGGCCGTGCCGATATTTGTATTGACCGTACATCCAAAAGCAGGTGAAGTCAGCAAAACGTAG
- the chrA gene encoding chromate efflux transporter: protein MTPGVSFREAFLYWFRLGFISFGGPTGQIAMMHKEIVENKKWMPEDQFLHALHFCMLLPGPEAQQLATHIGWTLKRTPGAIAAGVLFVLPSVFILWVLSWVYTAFGTIPAVAALFYGLKPAVAAIVAEAVIRIGKKSLRSGSLVILAASSFIAIYFLNVSFPFIVFSAGIIGYVLNHRLSGLSTATSPATFETAHTSESGGWGRAMRIAAFGLILWFSPIILLGLWQGWDSILVRIGILFSKAAVVTFGGAYEVLGYIGQQAVNHYGWLRPEQMMDGLALAETTPGPLIMVNQFVAYVAAYLHTPGITPGLAGAIGGLLAT from the coding sequence ATGACACCGGGAGTATCGTTCAGAGAGGCATTCCTTTACTGGTTCAGGCTGGGGTTCATCAGCTTCGGCGGCCCCACAGGTCAGATCGCCATGATGCACAAAGAAATTGTCGAAAACAAGAAGTGGATGCCTGAAGACCAGTTCCTCCATGCCCTACATTTCTGTATGCTTCTACCAGGCCCGGAAGCCCAGCAGCTGGCCACGCACATAGGCTGGACACTCAAGCGGACTCCCGGGGCCATTGCCGCAGGGGTCCTCTTTGTCCTACCGTCAGTCTTCATACTCTGGGTGTTGAGCTGGGTCTATACCGCTTTTGGTACGATTCCGGCAGTAGCGGCGCTTTTTTACGGCCTTAAGCCGGCGGTGGCTGCGATTGTTGCTGAAGCCGTGATCCGAATCGGTAAGAAGTCCCTTAGGAGCGGTAGTCTTGTTATTCTGGCCGCTTCATCGTTCATTGCGATCTATTTTCTAAACGTATCATTCCCTTTTATAGTCTTCAGCGCAGGCATTATCGGGTATGTGCTCAATCACCGGCTCTCAGGCCTATCAACTGCAACAAGCCCGGCGACATTCGAAACTGCGCACACTTCAGAATCCGGCGGATGGGGCCGTGCTATGCGGATCGCCGCATTCGGCCTTATCTTGTGGTTCTCTCCGATCATTCTTCTTGGGTTGTGGCAGGGGTGGGACTCGATTCTTGTTCGTATCGGCATTCTGTTTAGCAAAGCCGCCGTAGTGACCTTCGGCGGGGCCTATGAGGTGCTCGGCTATATCGGCCAGCAGGCAGTGAATCATTATGGATGGCTCCGCCCCGAGCAGATGATGGACGGACTCGCCCTTGCGGAAACAACCCCAGGCCCACTTATCATGGTGAATCAGTTTGTAGCCTATGTTGCTGCATATCTGCATACACCTGGTATCACCCCTGGTCTTGCTGGCGCAATAGGTGGGCTGCTTGCCACATAG